From the genome of Tistrella bauzanensis:
ACGCATTTTCATCCCGAAAGACCACGATGCAGATTTAACTGATTATTCACGAGACCGTTCTATAAATGCTTGCTCAAGGTTCATTGGGCAGCGGGTGCAATATCATGTTCTGGCAAAAAAACAACAGACTACAGAGCAACGACAGTGAAATGCTCCGCCAGATGGAGCTGTTGGGCAAGTATGCCGGCGTCGGCCTGTGGGATGCCGTGCTGTATGAGGGCGACGCCATGCATGCCAAGGCGTCGTGGCGGTTTTCAGATGAATTCCGCCGGCTTGTCGGCTTCGCCCATGGTGATCTGGCGGGATTTCCCGACAAGGTGAACGCGTGGTCGGACCGGCTGCATCCGGCCGATGAGGGGCCGACCTTCGCGGCCTTTACCGCCTGCCTGAACGACAAGACCGGTCGCACCGGTTATGACGTGCCCTATCGGCTGCGGATGAAGAACGGCGAGTATCGCTGGTTCCGCGCCATCGGCGGCGTGGCCCGCGACGCCCAGGGCAATCCGCTGCGCGCCTGCGGCTCGCTGATCGACATCAATGCCGAACGCAACCAGCTTGAACGCATGGCTTTGCTCGACACCCATGCCGGCATGGGCCTGTGGGATGCGACGCTGCATAACGGCGACGCCATGGACCCGAAGAGCGTCTGGCGGTTTTCGGATGAATTCCGCCGGCTGGTCGGTTTCGAGCGCGGCGACATGAAGGGCTTTCCCGACCATGTCACCTCGTGGTCCGATCGCCTGCATCCCGACGATTCCGGCCCGACCTTAGATGCCTTCGGCGCCTGCCTGGCCGATCGCAGCGGGCGGACCGGTTATGACGTGCCCTATCGGTTGAAGACCCGGTCGGGCGAGTATCGCTGGTTCCGGGCCGTGGGCGGCGTGTCGCGCGATGCCCAGGGTAATCCGCTGCGGGCCTGTGGTTCGCTGATCGACATCCACGGCCAGAAGCTGGCCGAATTCGCCGAGGCGCGGGCGGAAGCCGATCGGCGCAAGACGATTCTGGACCTTGCCGACACCCTGTCGGCGCGGGTTGGCATGTCGGCGGACAGGGCGACGGCGAACACCCAGGTGGTGGCGACGGCGACCGAAGAATTGTCGGCATCCGTGGCCGAGATCGCCGCGCGGTCGAGCACCGCCGCAAGTGCGTCGTCGACGGCCGCTGACGAGGCGGCACGCACCAACGAGACCGTGCAGGCGCTGGTCGCCGCCGGGAACCGGATCGGCGTGGTCATCAAGCTGATCAACAATATCGCCAGCCAGACCAACCTGCTGGCGCTGAACGCCACCATCGAGGCGGCCCGTGCCGGTGACGCCGGCAAGGGGTTCTCGGTGGTCGCGAATGAGGTCAAGTCGCTGGCCAAGCAGACCGCGACCGCGACCGACGAGATCGTGGAACAGATCGCGTCGGTTCAGCGCGAGGCAGCCCGCACCGTGGATGCGATCCAGGCGATCGCCGCCGCCATCGGTCAGGTGCAGACCATCTCGGCCAGCATCGCCTCGGCGGTGTCACAGCAGGATGCCGCGGCCCGCGAAATCTCTGCCAGCATCACCCAGGTGGCGCGCGATGTGAGCGAGGTGTCGGGCAATGTCACCAAGGTGACGGAGCAACTGCGCGGCAACTGAGCCGGCGCGTCCGCACCCGGCCACCTTGGCGCCATCCGACATGGGTGCCATGACTTTGCCACTGGTGGGGCGATGCCCTGCCGGTGGCATTGACCTGCGGCGGGCGCCATATGGTGCTGCGGACTGCGGCGACAGATCACGGTCATTCCTGCCCGTGCATGTATCGCCGCGACAGCCGCAGGAGTGCCCGCCATGCCTGATACCCGTCCCGAAGCCGTTCCCACCACACCAATGCCCGCCGACGCCGGTTCCGTGCCATCGCGCCCGCGCGTGGTGATCATCGGCGCCGGGTTCGGAGGACTTCAGGCGGCGCAGGCGCTGGACGGGGCGCCGGTGGACGTGACGGTCATCGACCGCGAAAACCATCATCTGTTTCAGCCCTTGCTGTATCAGGTGGCGACGGCCAGCCTGTCGCCGGCCGATATCGCCTGGCCGATCCGCGGCATCCTGCGCCGGCAGCGCAATGCCACTGTGCTGATGGCCGATGTCCATGCCATCGACACCCGAGCCCGCGTGGTTCATGCCGGCGACATCGCCATACCCTATGATCAGTTGATCCTGGCGACCGGCGCCACCCATTCCTATTTCGGACATGACGACTGGGCCGATGCCGCGCCCGGCCTGAAGCGGATCGAGGATGCGACCACGATCCGCCGTCGGCTGCTGCTGGCATTCGAGCGCGCCGAAATGGCTGGCGACGAGGCCCTGCGGCAACGCCTGCTGACCTTCGTGGTGGTGGGGGCCGGGCCGACCGGCGTGGAGATGGCCGGCGCGATCGTGGAAATCGCCCGCAAGATTCTGGCGCCCGATTTCCGCCGCATCGACCCGCGTGCCGCCCGCGTGGTGCTGGTCGAGGCCGGGCCCGGCATCCTCGCGAGCTTTCCGCAGGATCTGGCGGATTACGCCCGCACATCGCTGACCGCCATGGGGGTGGAGGTGCTGACCGGTGCCCGGGTCACCGCCTGCGACGCCGATGGTGTCTCGGTCGATCTGGCCGAGGGGCAGACAACCCCCCCGGACAGCGCCCTGGTCGATGGCCGGATCGAGGCCGGAACTGTGGTCTGGGGCGCGGGTGTGGTGGCATCACCGGCGGCGCGCTGGATCGGCGCGCCGCATGACCGCGCCGGCCGCATCCAGGTGTCACCCGATCTGAGCGTGCCCGGACATCCTGAGATCTTCGCGATCGGCGACACGGCCAGCGTCACCAGCACCGATGGCAAGCCGGTGCCGGGCATCGCGCCCGCGGCCAAGCAGATGGGCGCCCATGTGGCGGCCCTGATCCGCGACCGCGCCGCCGGCAAGACCGCCAGCCGGCCCTTCACCTATCATCACGAAGGCGATCTGGCGACCATCGGCCGGCGTTCGGCGGTGGTCAAGCGCGGCCGCATGAAGCTGACCGGCTATATCGGCTGGTTGTTCTGGGGTTTTGCCCATGTCTATTTCCTGATCGGATTGCGTTACCGCATCGCCGTCGCCTTCAAATGGGCCTGGGATTACATGACGTTGCAGCGCGGCGCCCGGTTGATCACCGGCACCGATCATGACGGGCCGGTGGGCCAGACCGCGACACGTGAACCTCTTGTTCCGCATGCGGCGCCGCAACCGCAGCGCGCCGAGGGCTCGTAGGCGGGCCGCGCCCTGCCATCCAGCGGCGCAGACGCCCGCGGGCATTGCGATAGGGCGATGCCGTGTTCAACTGGATCATGCGGCCCAGTGTGCGGGTCTTGTACCAGGGGGCGCGCCATAAAGCGCTGCCTGATCCAGGTCGTTGACCAGCGCCACGATGCGGGCCTCCGCCGCCGTCAGCAGGCCGAGCTGGGAGCCACCATGTGCGGGTGCCTTTCAGAGAGTCCGTGTCGGCGCCGCCGGGTCAGATCGGCAGGGCTGTCGTGGACAGGATTTCCTTCAGCACGAAGAAGGTGCGGATCTGGCGCACCCCCGGCAGCTTGATGATTTCGCCCGCATGCAGCTTGTTGAACCGGGCGAGGTCGCGGGTGCGCAGCAGCAGGAAATAATCCACCTCGCCCGCGACCAGATGGCATTCGAGACAGCCGCTGAGGCCGCGCGCGGCGGCTTCGAACGCCTCGAAGCTGTCGGGCGTCGATCGGTCGAGCACCACACCCACGAAGACCAGGGTGGTCAGGTCGACCGTGTCGGGGTCGACCAGGGCGACCGTGCGGCGGATGATGCCGCGTGCCTTCAGCTTCTCAACCCGCCGCAGGCAGGCGGTGGGGCTGAGATTGACCATGGCCGCCAGCTCGGTATTGGGCCGGTCGGCGTCCTGTTGCAGCGCCCGCAGGATATTGCGGTCGATCCGGTCGAGGGGTGGCGCGTCATCCATGGGCTACGTCGCCGATGATGCGCAATACTAAAGCGCATTATGCCATAATTGCACAATTAATACCGACTATCTCGACCATATCGACATATTTCAAGGCGCGATTCGGGTTGAAAACGCATTTGCCGCCGGCCGCGATCCGCGGGAGCCTGAGGGGGGTGAGGATGGCGGGGGCCATCCGCGCGTCAGGGGAGGCTGAATGCCATGCATCTCGACCGGTTTCCACGTCATCAACTCACCTTCGGCCCCACACCGATCGAGCCGCTGAACCGGCTGTCGACGCATCTGGGCGGCAAGGTCCGGATCTTCGCCAAGCGGGAAGACTGCAACAGCGGCCTGGCCTTCGGCGGCAACAAGCTGCGCAAGCTGGAATATCTGATCCCCGAGGCTTTGGCCCAGGGCGCCGATACGCTGGTGACCATCGGCGGCATCCAGTCCAACCACACCCGTCAGGTGGCGGCGGTGGCGGCCAAGCTGGGGCTGGGCTGCCGGCTGGTGCAGGAGAACTGGGTGGACTATCACGATGCGGTCTATGATCGGGTGGGCAACATCCTGCTCAGCCGGCTGATGGGCGCGCGGGTCGATCTGGTCGATGCCGGCTTCGGCATCGCCTTCAAGCAGAGCTGGGAAGAGGCGCTGGAGGATGTGCGCCGCAGCGGCGGCAGGCCCTATGCCATCCCCGCCGGCGCCTCCGATCATCCGCTGGGCGGGCTGGGATTCGTGGGCTTCGCCGAAGAGGTGCGGGCACAGGAAGCGGCGATGGGCCTGCGGTTTGACTGTGTGGTGGTGTGCTCGGTGACCGGCAGCACCCAGGCGGGGATGGTGGTGGGCTTCGCGGCCGACGGCCGGGCGGACCGGGTGATCGGCATCGATGCCTCGGCCACGCCCGACGAGACCCACGCCCAGATCCTGCGGATCGCGCGGCACACCGCCGACGCGGTCGGGCTGGGTCGCGCGATCACGCCCGAGGATGTGGTGCTGGAACGCGGCTATGCCTATCCGTCCTATGGCGTTCCGTCACCTGAGACCAACGCCGCCATGCGGCTGGCGGCGCGGCTGGAAGGGCTGATCACCGACCCGGTCTATGAGGGCAAGTCGATGCAGGCGATGATCGACCTGATCGAAACCGGCCGCATCCCTGCCGGCTGCACTGTGCTCTACGCCCATCTGGGTGGGGTGCCGGCGATCAATGCCTACAGCTTCCAGTACCGCAACGGCTAAGCGCGCCCTGATCTGCGGTGCCAGGATCGGTGGTGGCCGGTGGTGATCAGGGTCGTGGCCGCGCGTCAGCCGGCCACAACCGCGATCCTCGACCGGCCGCCACCTTGCGGCACGACCTGGATCTGCACCGGAATCCGGTCCTTCAGCGCCTCGACATGGCTGATGACGGTGACCCGGCGGCCGGTGGCCTGAAGCCGTTCCAGCATGCTGATCGCAAGGCCCAGGCTTTGCGGGTCGAGCGCGCCGAAGCCTTCGTCGATAAACAGGCTTTCGATACCAAGCCCCCGCCCGGCCGAGATATCGGCCAGCCCCAGCGCCAGTGCCAGACTGACCAGAAAGCGTTCACCGCCCGACAGGTTATGGACGGCGCGCGCCTCGTCGGCCATGTCGTGGTCGATCACCTCCAGCGCCATGTCGCTGCCCGCCATCCGGCGCAGGGCATAGCGCGGGTGCAGCTCCGCCAGATGGCGGTTGGCGCCGGCCAGCAGCCGGTCCAGGGTCAGCGACTGGGCATAGCGGCGGAACCTGGTGCCATCGGCCGATCCGATCAGGTCGTCCAGATCGGCCCAGACTTCCGCTGCCTGCCGCGCCGCGGCAAGCTCGGCATCCAGCGCGCCGGCGGTCTGGCGAACCGCATCATCGGCGGCGATCACCTGCAGGGCCTGACGCAGCCGGTCATCGGCCAGATCGCGGGCGGCCTGCGCCGCATCGCATGCCTGGATGGCCATGTCGATGGTGGCGGTGTCGGCGCCGGCGGCGATGGTGGCCGGGTCGGCCAGATGCCGGTCGAGATCGGATGCGCGGGCGGCCAGCGTGGCGCGGGCATCGCCGACCGCGCGGGTCAGCGCTGCCAGCCGCTCCGCCTCAGCCTCCAGCACCGTGCCACCACGGGCAATCACGGCCCGGACCGTATCGACATCACATCCGATGGCGGCACAGGCAGCCTCCAGCGCCGCCTGTGCCGCACTGGCATCATGGCGGGCGGCTTCGGCCGCCTGCACGGCGCCGCGCCGGGCTTCCGCGATCACGGCCAGCGTCCGACGCGCGGCTTCGGCCTCGGCGGTTGCTGCCTCGGCCTGGGCGGCGGTGGCGGCGCAGGCCTGGTCATGGGCCGCCGCGACCGCGTCGACCGGTTGGCCGTCCAGGCATGCGGCGCGTTGGGCGAGCAGGTCGTCTCGCGCCGCCGCCAGCCGCCCGGCCTGGGTGATGGCGGCCTGCCGGCGGTCGGCTGCCGCCTGGGCGGTGGCCTTCGCGGCGGCAAGCTCCGTCGCCAGCCGCGCCAGATCGGCCTCGGCGGTGGCAAGCTGCTGGCGGGCATGGTCGATGGCCTCGCCGACGGTGCGCAGCACATCGGCGAAACCCGCGGCATCGGCGGCGATACGCTGCTGCCAGTCGGGGATGGTCGCGTCCAGCAGGGATGCCAGCCGGGCATCGATCCGCACCGCCTGTGCGGCCAGATCGGCACGGTGCTGGTCCAGTCGCGCCCGTAGCGCCCGGCGTTCGGCCGCCTCGGCGGTGATGGCCGCGATCCGGGCGGCGCCGGCATCGCGATCGGCCAGCAGCTTGTCCCGGTGGTCGCGCAGGGCGCGCGCCTCGGCCATTGCCTGATCGATCGCATCCAGCCGCTCACGGGCGGCGGTGGCCTCATGCGCGATCAGATCGTGCCAGTCATCAGCAAGCGCGGTCGGCGTGGGGCATCGCGCGGTGGCCTGAAGGTCGACCGGCAGCAGGGGGGCATCGGTGAGCCCGGCCTCGGCGGCGGCGGCATCCAGTGCCAGCAGCACCTGATCATGGTCGGATGCGATGCGGGCCAGCGTGTCGGTGGCATCGGCGATCGCGGCCTCAATCTCCGCCCGCCGGCGCCGTTCATCGCCATGCCGGGCGTGGGCGGCGGCGATCTCGCCATGCAGCCGGTTCGCCTCGGCGCTAAGCGCGCGCACCCGGGCGCGGTCTTCGTCCAGCCGTGCCGCCAGCAGGTCGCCGGCCGCATCCGGCTCGACCCGTTGGCGTTGATGGTCGGTTGATCCGCAGACCGGACAAGGCGCACCGGGGATCAACAGCGCGCGCAGCCGGCGGGCATGTTCGTCGGCCGTGGCATCCGAGAGGTCGCGGGCGCGGGTGGCCTCGTCCAGTCGGGCTTCACTGACCGGCAGCGCGGCGGTGGCGGCGGTCGCGCGAGCGGCGGCGGCGGTGATGGCGGCGTCCACGGCGATCAGTTGCGCGCGCAAGCCGTCGCTGTGCCGCAGCGCTTCCGCCGCATCGACGATCCCGTCGCGCAGACTGTCGACCAGGGTTGCGATCATGCCCAGCCGGTCGAGCCGGTCGCGCAGATCCCGTGCCGCATCCTGATCGGCCGCGGCCTCGGCGGCGGTGAGCGCCGGTGCGATCATGTCGAGCTGTGCCGCCCTTGCGTCGCGTTCGGCGGTGAGCGCCGCCAGCCGGCGGGTATCGGCGGCGTCCTCGCGATCATGTGCCGCGATCGCGGCGGCGCGTTCGGCCTGCGCCGCATCCAGCGGCGCGCGCTCGTCGATCAGTGCCAGCACCGCCGCCCGATCGGCCAGGGCCGGCGCCGCCTGCTGATGTCGGGCCAGATCGGCGGTCGCGGCCGCATGGCGTTGCGTCGTGGCAGCGATCGCGGCGTCGATCCGGCGGGCTACCTCGGCCGTCTCGGCCGCATGGATCTCGGCGCGTTGCGCCTCGGCACCAGCCTCGGTCGCGGCGGCGGCGGCATCGGCAATCCGGCTGTCGAGCAGGCGGGCCTGGGCGATCGCCGGCGCCACGGCGCGTGCGGCATGGGTGGCGGCATCGCGCGCGGCACAGGCTGCGTCGCGGGTGATGTCGGCGGCGGTGACCGCCGCCTCGGCGGCGGTCACCCGCTCCGCCGCTTCGGCTTCGGCCGCATGGGCGACGCTATGGCGCGCCACGGCGTCATCGGCGGCGCTGCAGTCCGCGCGCAGGCCAAAGGCGCGGCGATCGCGATCCAGCGCCGCGCGGTCCGGATCGGCGGCGCGGTCGGCGGCCTCCGCCTCGGCCAGGATCGCTGCGGCGGCGTCGCGGGCACGGGCCAGCGCCAGCCGCTGTTCCACGCGCCGCAATTGGTCGGCGGCATCCGCCTGTGCCCTGGCGGCCCTTGCCGCCATGTCGCGGGCGGCCTCGGCCGCCGCCTCGGCGCCGGCCCGGTCTTCAGCGGTCATCGGGCGGTGTTCACCCAGACGCGCCTCGATCGCGGCGATGCCGGCGCGGGCCTGCCGGTCGCGGTCGTGGGCGGCACGTGACAGGGCGCCATAGATCGCGGTGCCGGTGATCTTCTCAAGCAGTTCGGCCCGAAGCTTCGGTTCGGCGCGCAGGAAGGCATCGAACTCGCCCTGGGCCAGCAGCACCGCGCGGCGGAACTGGTCGAAATCCAGCCCGATCAGCCGGATGATCTCGGCCGCGACCTCTTTTTTCTGGTTGGCGATGACGTCGCCGCTGGCGATGTCGATCAGCAACCGGCTGCTGGCCTGGATACTGCCATCGGCCTTGCCCCGGGCGCGGCGCACCCGCCATGTCGCGCGATAGCGCCGGCCGTCGCCGCCTGCGAAGTCGATCTCGGCTTCGGACAGGCCCGCGCCATGCGACATCACCCGGCGGCCATCGGTGATCTGGATATCCTGGCCGTCGATCCGTCCGGCGCCGGCGCTGCGCGGCACCGCGTCGTACAGCGCCAGACAGATGGCATCCAGCAGGGTCGATTTGCCGGCGCCGGTCGGGCCGGTGATCGCCATGATCCCGGCATGGACCAGGGGTGCGGCCTCGAAATCGATCTCGAACGAACCGCTGAGGCTGGCCAGATTGCGGCCGCTGAGCCGGAGCAGTCTCATCGCGGCACCTCATGCCCAGTCGTGTTGGCAACCAGGTCGTCCTGATCGTCGCCCGCCGCGACATCGGCCAGCAGATGCCGGAAGCCGTCGATCAGCGCCGAAGGCGGATCGGTCTCGAACCTCTGGCGATGCAGCCGCGCGAACACCTCGGCGGGGCTGATCTCGTCGAGCCCGGCCATGGCGGCGGTGCCATCGCCAAGCGTGCCGCCGGCACCGGCATGCAGGCTGCGCACCCGCGCCAGCCGCACGGGCTTGCCATCGAGTGCCGCATCCAGCCGGCGACGCAGATCGGGGGCCGGGGCATCCAGTTGCACCACCACCTCAAGGAAGGGGCGCAGTTCCGCATGCTCGGGCATCGGGGCGATGTCGAGCGCCGTCAGCGCCGCGATGGCATCGTCGGGGGCCAGAGCACCGTCGGCCGGCACCCGAAGAAAGGCCACCGGGCGCGGGATTTCGATCAGGTCGATCTCGGGCAGGGGGATGTCGGGTTCCGTATCCGGCGCCAGCGTCACCAGCGCCACCGAATGGCGATAGTTGCGCTCGGCCATCGACATCGGAAAAGGCGAGCCGGCATAGCGCACCGCCGTGCCGGCCGCCACCCGCTGCGCCCG
Proteins encoded in this window:
- a CDS encoding methyl-accepting chemotaxis protein yields the protein MFWQKNNRLQSNDSEMLRQMELLGKYAGVGLWDAVLYEGDAMHAKASWRFSDEFRRLVGFAHGDLAGFPDKVNAWSDRLHPADEGPTFAAFTACLNDKTGRTGYDVPYRLRMKNGEYRWFRAIGGVARDAQGNPLRACGSLIDINAERNQLERMALLDTHAGMGLWDATLHNGDAMDPKSVWRFSDEFRRLVGFERGDMKGFPDHVTSWSDRLHPDDSGPTLDAFGACLADRSGRTGYDVPYRLKTRSGEYRWFRAVGGVSRDAQGNPLRACGSLIDIHGQKLAEFAEARAEADRRKTILDLADTLSARVGMSADRATANTQVVATATEELSASVAEIAARSSTAASASSTAADEAARTNETVQALVAAGNRIGVVIKLINNIASQTNLLALNATIEAARAGDAGKGFSVVANEVKSLAKQTATATDEIVEQIASVQREAARTVDAIQAIAAAIGQVQTISASIASAVSQQDAAAREISASITQVARDVSEVSGNVTKVTEQLRGN
- a CDS encoding NAD(P)/FAD-dependent oxidoreductase, with product MPDTRPEAVPTTPMPADAGSVPSRPRVVIIGAGFGGLQAAQALDGAPVDVTVIDRENHHLFQPLLYQVATASLSPADIAWPIRGILRRQRNATVLMADVHAIDTRARVVHAGDIAIPYDQLILATGATHSYFGHDDWADAAPGLKRIEDATTIRRRLLLAFERAEMAGDEALRQRLLTFVVVGAGPTGVEMAGAIVEIARKILAPDFRRIDPRAARVVLVEAGPGILASFPQDLADYARTSLTAMGVEVLTGARVTACDADGVSVDLAEGQTTPPDSALVDGRIEAGTVVWGAGVVASPAARWIGAPHDRAGRIQVSPDLSVPGHPEIFAIGDTASVTSTDGKPVPGIAPAAKQMGAHVAALIRDRAAGKTASRPFTYHHEGDLATIGRRSAVVKRGRMKLTGYIGWLFWGFAHVYFLIGLRYRIAVAFKWAWDYMTLQRGARLITGTDHDGPVGQTATREPLVPHAAPQPQRAEGS
- a CDS encoding AAA family ATPase, whose translation is MRLLRLSGRNLASLSGSFEIDFEAAPLVHAGIMAITGPTGAGKSTLLDAICLALYDAVPRSAGAGRIDGQDIQITDGRRVMSHGAGLSEAEIDFAGGDGRRYRATWRVRRARGKADGSIQASSRLLIDIASGDVIANQKKEVAAEIIRLIGLDFDQFRRAVLLAQGEFDAFLRAEPKLRAELLEKITGTAIYGALSRAAHDRDRQARAGIAAIEARLGEHRPMTAEDRAGAEAAAEAARDMAARAARAQADAADQLRRVEQRLALARARDAAAAILAEAEAADRAADPDRAALDRDRRAFGLRADCSAADDAVARHSVAHAAEAEAAERVTAAEAAVTAADITRDAACAARDAATHAARAVAPAIAQARLLDSRIADAAAAATEAGAEAQRAEIHAAETAEVARRIDAAIAATTQRHAAATADLARHQQAAPALADRAAVLALIDERAPLDAAQAERAAAIAAHDREDAADTRRLAALTAERDARAAQLDMIAPALTAAEAAADQDAARDLRDRLDRLGMIATLVDSLRDGIVDAAEALRHSDGLRAQLIAVDAAITAAAARATAATAALPVSEARLDEATRARDLSDATADEHARRLRALLIPGAPCPVCGSTDHQRQRVEPDAAGDLLAARLDEDRARVRALSAEANRLHGEIAAAHARHGDERRRRAEIEAAIADATDTLARIASDHDQVLLALDAAAAEAGLTDAPLLPVDLQATARCPTPTALADDWHDLIAHEATAARERLDAIDQAMAEARALRDHRDKLLADRDAGAARIAAITAEAAERRALRARLDQHRADLAAQAVRIDARLASLLDATIPDWQQRIAADAAGFADVLRTVGEAIDHARQQLATAEADLARLATELAAAKATAQAAADRRQAAITQAGRLAAARDDLLAQRAACLDGQPVDAVAAAHDQACAATAAQAEAATAEAEAARRTLAVIAEARRGAVQAAEAARHDASAAQAALEAACAAIGCDVDTVRAVIARGGTVLEAEAERLAALTRAVGDARATLAARASDLDRHLADPATIAAGADTATIDMAIQACDAAQAARDLADDRLRQALQVIAADDAVRQTAGALDAELAAARQAAEVWADLDDLIGSADGTRFRRYAQSLTLDRLLAGANRHLAELHPRYALRRMAGSDMALEVIDHDMADEARAVHNLSGGERFLVSLALALGLADISAGRGLGIESLFIDEGFGALDPQSLGLAISMLERLQATGRRVTVISHVEALKDRIPVQIQVVPQGGGRSRIAVVAG
- a CDS encoding Lrp/AsnC family transcriptional regulator — protein: MDDAPPLDRIDRNILRALQQDADRPNTELAAMVNLSPTACLRRVEKLKARGIIRRTVALVDPDTVDLTTLVFVGVVLDRSTPDSFEAFEAAARGLSGCLECHLVAGEVDYFLLLRTRDLARFNKLHAGEIIKLPGVRQIRTFFVLKEILSTTALPI
- a CDS encoding 1-aminocyclopropane-1-carboxylate deaminase, with the translated sequence MHLDRFPRHQLTFGPTPIEPLNRLSTHLGGKVRIFAKREDCNSGLAFGGNKLRKLEYLIPEALAQGADTLVTIGGIQSNHTRQVAAVAAKLGLGCRLVQENWVDYHDAVYDRVGNILLSRLMGARVDLVDAGFGIAFKQSWEEALEDVRRSGGRPYAIPAGASDHPLGGLGFVGFAEEVRAQEAAMGLRFDCVVVCSVTGSTQAGMVVGFAADGRADRVIGIDASATPDETHAQILRIARHTADAVGLGRAITPEDVVLERGYAYPSYGVPSPETNAAMRLAARLEGLITDPVYEGKSMQAMIDLIETGRIPAGCTVLYAHLGGVPAINAYSFQYRNG